The following coding sequences are from one Luteimonas sp. S4-F44 window:
- a CDS encoding CinA family protein: MSATPDDATLQAMAARLGGLLHDRHHRLVTAESCTGGWIAKAMTDIAGCSDWFDCGLAAYSYEAKQALLGVSLQTLETHGAVSRETAIEMVSGALVNSGASIAVAVTGIAGPGGGSDDKPVGTVWIAWKRRGDYARAQIHHFVGDREAVRRQTVAAALHGLEATLD, translated from the coding sequence ATGAGCGCAACTCCCGACGACGCGACCTTGCAGGCGATGGCCGCCCGACTGGGTGGCCTGCTGCACGACCGCCACCATCGCCTGGTCACCGCCGAGAGCTGCACCGGCGGCTGGATCGCCAAGGCGATGACCGACATCGCCGGTTGCTCGGACTGGTTCGATTGCGGCTTGGCGGCCTACAGCTACGAAGCCAAGCAGGCATTACTGGGCGTTAGCCTGCAGACGCTGGAGACGCATGGCGCCGTCAGCCGCGAGACCGCGATCGAAATGGTCTCCGGCGCACTGGTCAATTCGGGCGCCAGCATCGCGGTCGCGGTGACCGGGATCGCCGGGCCCGGCGGCGGCAGCGACGACAAACCGGTCGGCACAGTGTGGATCGCGTGGAAGCGCCGCGGCGACTATGCGCGCGCGCAGATCCATCATTTCGTCGGCGACCGCGAGGCGGTGCGGCGACAGACCGTCGCAGCGGCGCTGCATGGGCTCGAAGCGACGCTCGACTGA
- a CDS encoding AarF/UbiB family protein, with protein MWETLATVRDLGRIQEIASVLVRYGFGDVVQRIGMAGALERAGRLLHLHAADTARMTQPERVRHALQDLGPTFVKLGQILATRVDLLPPDWIEELGRLQSRVPPVPYAAIHAQLLEDLGEAPDTAFARFEPEPIAAASLAQAHLAWLHDGTPVVLKVRRPGIREIVEADLRLLARLAEIVESQAPDLRRYRPVEVVRQFDASLRRELDFAAECRNAERIAANFVDDPAVLVPRVHWQWTCERLNVQDRVVGIPGGDLAGIDAAGLDRHALALAGSAIVMKMVFEDGLFHADPHPGNLFFLPDGRIALIDFGMVGRVPPELRYQVARLLHGLVSQQPQSVCDVLLDWTTSDVEVDEGRLQSEIDGFVDQYRGLPLRDLRMGAMLADITGLLRRHGLMLPPDLALLIKAFLTLEGLGRQLDPGFDMTSTAQPWLERVMLQRYSPRALARRGQRTLSSTIDLLADLPRDLRRLLQTARRGRLRAQIEVTSLKSFGDQVNAAANRLTVGVVTAALIIGSSIVMNSVSGGATHRWLMALGVLGFVGAGLSGVWILLSIWRSGRK; from the coding sequence ATGTGGGAGACGCTCGCCACCGTCCGCGATCTGGGCCGCATCCAGGAGATCGCATCGGTCCTGGTGCGCTACGGCTTCGGCGATGTCGTGCAGCGCATTGGTATGGCTGGGGCGCTGGAGCGTGCCGGTCGCCTGTTGCATCTCCACGCGGCCGACACCGCGCGCATGACCCAACCCGAGCGGGTCCGCCATGCGCTGCAGGACCTGGGGCCGACGTTCGTCAAGCTCGGGCAGATCCTCGCCACGCGCGTCGATCTGCTGCCGCCGGACTGGATAGAAGAACTGGGCCGGCTGCAGAGCCGTGTACCGCCGGTGCCGTATGCGGCGATCCACGCCCAGTTGCTCGAAGACCTGGGCGAGGCGCCGGACACCGCGTTCGCGCGGTTCGAGCCCGAGCCGATCGCCGCCGCCTCGCTCGCGCAGGCGCATCTGGCCTGGCTGCACGACGGCACGCCGGTCGTGCTGAAGGTGCGGCGCCCCGGGATCCGCGAGATCGTCGAGGCCGATCTGCGCCTGCTCGCGCGATTGGCCGAGATCGTCGAGTCGCAGGCGCCGGACCTGCGCCGCTACCGACCGGTGGAGGTCGTGCGCCAGTTCGATGCCTCGCTGCGGCGCGAGCTCGACTTCGCGGCCGAGTGCCGCAACGCCGAGCGCATCGCAGCGAATTTTGTCGACGATCCGGCCGTGCTCGTGCCCCGGGTGCACTGGCAATGGACCTGCGAGCGGCTCAATGTGCAGGATCGCGTGGTCGGCATTCCCGGCGGCGATCTGGCCGGCATCGACGCCGCAGGCCTCGACCGCCACGCGCTTGCGCTTGCGGGCAGTGCCATCGTCATGAAGATGGTGTTCGAGGATGGCCTGTTCCATGCTGACCCGCATCCGGGCAACCTGTTCTTCCTGCCCGATGGTCGCATCGCATTGATCGACTTCGGCATGGTTGGCCGCGTGCCGCCGGAACTGCGCTACCAGGTCGCGCGACTGCTCCACGGGCTGGTCTCCCAGCAGCCGCAGAGCGTGTGCGACGTGCTGCTGGACTGGACGACGAGCGATGTCGAAGTCGACGAGGGCCGATTGCAGAGCGAGATCGACGGTTTCGTCGACCAATATCGAGGGCTGCCGCTGCGGGATTTGCGGATGGGCGCGATGCTCGCCGACATCACCGGCCTGCTGCGCCGGCACGGATTGATGTTGCCGCCCGATCTTGCGCTCTTGATCAAGGCGTTCCTGACACTCGAGGGGCTGGGCCGCCAACTCGATCCCGGGTTCGACATGACCAGTACCGCGCAGCCGTGGCTGGAGCGGGTGATGCTGCAGCGTTACTCGCCGCGCGCGCTGGCGCGGCGCGGGCAACGCACGCTGTCGAGCACGATTGATCTTCTGGCCGATCTGCCGCGCGATCTGCGCCGTCTGCTGCAGACCGCGCGTCGTGGTCGCTTGCGCGCGCAGATCGAGGTGACCTCGCTCAAGTCGTTCGGCGATCAGGTCAACGCGGCGGCCAACCGGCTCACGGTCGGCGTCGTCACCGCTGCGCTGATCATCGGCTCGTCGATCGTCATGAACAGCGTCAGCGGCGGCGCGACGCACCGCTGGCTGATGGCGCTGGGCGTGCTCGGTTTCGTCGGCGCGGGCCTGAGCGGCGTGTGGATCCTGCTGTCGATCTGGCGCAGTGGCCGCAAGTAA
- the metG gene encoding methionine--tRNA ligase has product MSRKLLVTAALPYANGPLHLGHLVGYIQADIWVRAQRMAGDIAHFVCADDTHGTPIMLAAEKAGTTAEAFIAEIHAGHVRDFAAFGVAFDHYDSTHSAANRAMVETIYARLERGDHIARRAVAQLYDPVRGMFLPDRYVKGICPKCGTPDQYGDNCEHCGATYAPSDLIDPRSVVSGATPEIRESEHFFFELGHFEAFLRDWLAGDVAVPGVKAKLAEWLDGEGGLRAWDISRDAPYFGFEIPGHPGKFFYVWLDAPIGYLSSFKTLCARENIDFDAWLSPDGGVELHHFIGKDIVNFHGLFWPAMLHGAGLRVPTRLHVNGYLMVDGAKMSKSRGTFVMARTYLDQGLDPEALRYYFAAKSSGGVDDLDLNLEDFVARVNADLVGKFVNLASRCAGFIHKRFDARLADALPDPAQYARFVAALSGVREAYARNDPASAIRQIMALADEANRYIDDRKPWVIAKQAGADAELQAVCTQGLNLFRILAGALQPILPRTSTQAAAFLAAPVAHWQDLDQPLTGRTIQAYVPLFTRIDPTLLTAMTEASKDTLAAPAPVAPKTTEAKAAATSAPAAADAAYIGIDDFAKLDLRIGKVLVCEAVEGSDKLLRFELDAGELGKRQIFSGIRASYSEPEALVGRNVVFIANLAPRKMRFGLSEGMILSAGFDGGALALLAADDGAQPGMPVR; this is encoded by the coding sequence ATGTCGCGCAAGCTGCTCGTCACCGCCGCCCTGCCCTACGCCAACGGCCCGCTGCACCTGGGCCACCTGGTCGGGTACATCCAGGCCGACATTTGGGTCCGGGCCCAGCGCATGGCGGGCGACATCGCGCACTTCGTCTGCGCCGACGACACCCACGGCACGCCGATCATGTTGGCGGCCGAGAAGGCCGGCACGACGGCCGAGGCGTTCATCGCCGAGATCCATGCCGGGCATGTGCGCGACTTCGCCGCGTTCGGCGTCGCATTCGACCATTACGACTCCACCCACTCGGCGGCCAACCGCGCCATGGTGGAGACGATCTACGCGCGTCTGGAACGCGGCGACCATATCGCGCGTCGCGCCGTCGCGCAGCTCTACGATCCCGTGCGCGGCATGTTCCTGCCCGACCGCTACGTCAAAGGCATCTGCCCGAAGTGCGGCACGCCCGACCAGTACGGCGACAACTGCGAGCACTGCGGCGCGACCTATGCGCCCAGCGATCTGATCGACCCAAGGTCGGTGGTCAGCGGGGCAACCCCCGAGATCCGCGAGTCGGAGCACTTCTTCTTCGAGCTCGGGCACTTCGAGGCCTTCCTGCGCGACTGGCTCGCGGGCGACGTCGCAGTGCCCGGCGTCAAGGCCAAGCTCGCCGAATGGCTCGATGGCGAGGGCGGCCTGCGCGCCTGGGACATCTCGCGCGACGCGCCCTACTTCGGCTTCGAGATCCCGGGCCACCCGGGCAAGTTCTTCTATGTCTGGCTCGATGCGCCGATCGGCTATCTGAGCAGCTTCAAGACGCTGTGCGCGCGCGAGAACATCGATTTCGACGCCTGGCTGTCGCCCGACGGCGGTGTCGAGCTGCACCATTTCATCGGCAAGGACATCGTGAACTTCCACGGCCTGTTCTGGCCGGCGATGTTGCACGGTGCCGGCCTGCGCGTGCCGACGCGGCTGCACGTCAACGGCTATTTGATGGTCGATGGCGCGAAGATGTCCAAATCGCGCGGCACATTCGTCATGGCCCGCACCTATCTCGACCAGGGTCTGGACCCCGAAGCGCTGCGCTACTACTTCGCGGCGAAATCCTCGGGCGGCGTCGACGACCTCGATCTCAACCTCGAGGACTTCGTCGCACGCGTCAACGCCGACCTGGTCGGCAAGTTCGTCAACCTGGCCAGCCGCTGCGCCGGCTTCATCCACAAGCGCTTCGACGCGCGGCTGGCCGACGCACTGCCCGATCCGGCGCAGTACGCGCGTTTCGTCGCGGCGCTGTCGGGCGTGCGCGAGGCCTATGCGCGCAACGACCCGGCCAGTGCGATCCGCCAGATCATGGCGCTCGCCGATGAGGCCAACCGCTACATCGACGATCGCAAGCCCTGGGTGATCGCCAAGCAGGCGGGCGCCGACGCCGAACTGCAGGCCGTCTGCACCCAGGGTCTGAACCTGTTCCGCATCCTCGCCGGCGCGCTGCAGCCGATCCTGCCGCGCACCAGTACGCAGGCCGCGGCGTTCCTCGCCGCGCCCGTCGCCCACTGGCAGGATCTCGACCAGCCGCTGACCGGCCGGACGATCCAGGCCTATGTGCCGCTGTTCACCCGTATCGACCCGACGCTGCTCACCGCCATGACCGAAGCCTCCAAGGACACGCTCGCCGCCCCTGCCCCAGTCGCCCCGAAGACGACCGAGGCGAAGGCGGCCGCAACCTCCGCGCCCGCGGCCGCCGACGCCGCCTATATCGGCATCGACGATTTCGCCAAGCTCGACCTGCGGATCGGCAAGGTCCTGGTCTGCGAGGCCGTCGAGGGTTCGGACAAGCTGCTTCGCTTCGAGCTCGACGCCGGCGAACTGGGCAAGCGCCAGATCTTCTCCGGCATCCGTGCCAGCTACAGCGAGCCAGAAGCACTGGTCGGCCGCAACGTGGTGTTCATTGCCAATCTCGCGCCGCGCAAGATGCGTTTCGGCCTGAGCGAAGGCATGATCCTGTCGGCCGGATTCGACGGCGGTGCGCTCGCACTGCTGGCGGCTGATGACGGTGCGCAACCGGGCATGCCGGTGCGCTGA
- a CDS encoding TonB-dependent receptor, which translates to MISNKTAPLCAAIALSLLATAAAHAQDAAPNTDTQTLDRVNVTGSRIARAGFVTPSPVTAITAEEIRATGAITIGDLMTKLPALSATYTLGNSTRFIGTAGVGLLDLRGMGTSRTLVLVNGRRHVGATPGSTAVDTNTIPVEWIERVEVITGGASAVYGADAVAGVVNFITKKSFEGFELRGQKGAASEGGFGRQFLSFSAGSNFSDGRGNVAFSVERSEQDRFSRTSREIGRRYLVTTPNPNYDPSKPSSESNPQNILAGPGGNHSISFGGSLYTGGVIDPRSNPFNPTQRYHFNPDGSISRNRYDGWYNAAGTSCVDCDFTDLNSLADLEPEFDRTSVNAIFGFDINDNHRVFAEAKYSKTEAHFYGQSAFDSQLRIRTDNAYITPELRALMAANPGLLRTTTLDGAPAEYFEIGRMNVDAGRRGEQIERDTKRIVIGLEGFLGENWTYETSFNYGESSISRLNLNNRINERWHAGLDTVLDANGNLACRSTVDPNAFNIHTLQKYRADLVAGCVPFSVFGNGAVAANPAAAAWFNVDSLNRSKLKQTVYSASVANNALFSMPAGDVGFAAGVEHRQERSQENTDPLAAQGLTFLNAIASRGGEYKVSEAFLETTIPLLADLPGVERLSLDLAGRYSHYDTIGSTKTWNIGLDWQMFPSLRLRGTTAKAVRAPGIGELFNPQSQNFATINDPCNYSGTNPNRPGTAADQALRQANCTALGIPVNWQDSTTGNRPGVSGGNPDLRPESAETVSFGAVWQPEFVKGLGISVDYWRVTLDDAIGAVSAQTNATRCVDSPGGVTDNLFCDQILRAGPDGYTNDQGRFFYPYSIYSWRALNENLAKSRRVGVDFEVDYRFEFMGGNMVTRMVGTRLIQSREWEFQDFPNEYKEWVTAVSDPRFRGNLEAAYQRGDWDVSWTARYMHHNLRVEPASYQSNPGQTSPIRNGSYTYHNAQVGYTFPDSGIKVYIGADNLFDKDPPANYFGAEASHAFYDSVGRFVYLGATYKF; encoded by the coding sequence ATGATTTCTAACAAGACCGCACCGCTGTGTGCGGCCATTGCGTTGTCGCTGCTGGCCACGGCAGCTGCCCATGCCCAGGATGCGGCGCCCAACACGGACACCCAGACCCTGGATCGGGTGAACGTCACTGGCTCGCGCATCGCGCGTGCGGGCTTCGTGACCCCCTCGCCGGTCACAGCGATCACTGCCGAAGAGATCCGCGCCACCGGTGCGATCACGATCGGCGACCTGATGACCAAGCTGCCGGCGCTGAGCGCAACCTACACGCTGGGCAACTCGACCCGCTTCATCGGTACCGCCGGCGTCGGCCTGCTCGACCTGCGCGGCATGGGCACCTCGCGCACGCTGGTCCTGGTCAACGGCCGCCGCCATGTCGGCGCGACCCCGGGCTCGACCGCGGTCGACACCAACACCATCCCGGTCGAATGGATCGAGCGCGTCGAGGTCATCACCGGTGGCGCCTCGGCCGTCTACGGTGCCGACGCGGTTGCGGGTGTCGTGAACTTCATTACCAAGAAGTCCTTTGAGGGCTTCGAGCTGCGCGGCCAGAAGGGCGCGGCCAGCGAGGGCGGCTTCGGCCGGCAGTTCCTCAGCTTCTCGGCCGGCAGCAACTTCTCCGACGGCCGCGGCAATGTCGCCTTCTCGGTTGAGCGCAGCGAGCAGGACCGCTTCAGCCGCACCAGTCGTGAGATCGGCCGTCGCTACCTGGTCACTACCCCCAACCCGAACTACGATCCCTCCAAGCCGTCCAGCGAGTCAAATCCGCAGAACATCCTCGCCGGTCCGGGTGGCAACCACTCGATTTCCTTCGGTGGCTCGTTATACACCGGCGGCGTGATTGATCCCAGAAGCAACCCGTTCAATCCCACGCAGCGCTATCACTTCAATCCCGACGGCAGCATCTCGCGCAACCGCTACGACGGCTGGTACAACGCGGCCGGCACGTCGTGCGTCGATTGCGACTTCACCGACCTCAACTCGCTAGCTGACCTCGAGCCGGAGTTCGACCGCACCAGCGTCAACGCGATCTTCGGTTTCGACATCAACGACAACCATCGCGTGTTCGCCGAGGCGAAGTACAGCAAGACCGAAGCGCACTTCTACGGCCAGTCGGCGTTCGACTCGCAGTTGCGCATCCGCACCGACAATGCCTACATCACGCCCGAGCTCCGCGCGCTGATGGCTGCCAACCCCGGCCTGCTGCGGACCACGACGCTCGACGGCGCACCGGCCGAGTACTTCGAGATCGGCCGCATGAACGTCGATGCAGGTCGTCGTGGCGAACAGATCGAACGCGATACCAAGCGCATCGTGATCGGCCTGGAAGGCTTCTTGGGCGAGAACTGGACCTACGAGACCTCGTTCAACTATGGCGAGTCGTCGATCTCCCGCCTGAACCTCAACAACCGCATCAACGAGCGTTGGCATGCGGGCCTGGATACGGTTCTGGATGCCAATGGCAACCTCGCTTGCCGCAGCACGGTCGATCCGAACGCGTTCAACATCCACACCCTCCAGAAGTACCGCGCCGATCTCGTGGCCGGTTGCGTCCCGTTCTCGGTCTTCGGCAACGGCGCGGTCGCGGCCAATCCCGCCGCGGCAGCCTGGTTCAATGTCGACTCGCTCAACCGCTCCAAACTCAAACAGACGGTCTACAGTGCCTCGGTCGCCAACAACGCGCTGTTCTCGATGCCGGCCGGTGACGTCGGCTTCGCCGCGGGCGTCGAGCATCGGCAGGAGCGCAGCCAGGAGAACACCGATCCGCTGGCCGCGCAGGGCCTGACCTTCCTGAACGCAATCGCCAGCCGCGGCGGTGAGTACAAGGTAAGCGAAGCGTTCCTCGAAACGACGATCCCGTTGTTGGCCGATCTGCCGGGCGTGGAGCGTCTGTCGCTCGATCTGGCCGGCCGTTACTCGCATTACGACACCATCGGCTCGACCAAGACCTGGAACATCGGTCTGGACTGGCAAATGTTCCCGTCGCTGCGTCTGCGCGGCACGACCGCCAAGGCCGTACGTGCGCCGGGTATCGGCGAACTGTTCAATCCGCAGTCGCAGAACTTTGCGACGATCAACGATCCTTGCAACTACTCGGGGACGAACCCGAATCGTCCGGGCACTGCTGCAGACCAGGCGCTGCGCCAGGCCAACTGCACCGCCTTGGGCATCCCGGTCAACTGGCAGGACAGCACCACCGGAAACCGCCCTGGCGTGAGCGGCGGCAATCCGGATCTTCGTCCAGAGTCCGCGGAAACGGTCTCGTTCGGTGCCGTCTGGCAACCCGAATTCGTCAAGGGACTGGGTATTTCGGTCGACTACTGGCGCGTTACGCTCGACGACGCCATCGGTGCGGTGTCGGCGCAGACCAATGCAACCCGTTGCGTGGACTCCCCTGGCGGAGTGACCGACAACCTCTTCTGCGACCAGATCCTGCGCGCCGGTCCGGACGGTTATACCAACGATCAAGGCCGTTTTTTCTATCCGTACAGTATCTACAGCTGGCGCGCGTTGAACGAAAACCTGGCCAAGTCCCGCCGTGTCGGCGTTGATTTCGAAGTCGATTACCGCTTCGAGTTCATGGGCGGCAACATGGTCACGCGCATGGTCGGTACCCGCTTGATCCAGTCTCGCGAGTGGGAGTTCCAGGACTTCCCGAACGAGTACAAGGAGTGGGTGACCGCGGTCTCCGACCCGCGCTTCCGCGGCAACCTGGAAGCCGCCTACCAGCGCGGCGACTGGGACGTCTCGTGGACGGCTCGCTATATGCACCACAACCTGCGTGTCGAGCCGGCGTCCTACCAGAGCAACCCGGGCCAAACCAGCCCGATCCGCAATGGTTCGTACACCTATCACAACGCCCAGGTCGGCTATACGTTCCCGGACTCGGGCATCAAGGTGTACATCGGCGCGGACAACCTGTTCGACAAGGACCCGCCGGCGAACTACTTCGGTGCTGAAGCCAGCCACGCGTTCTACGACAGCGTCGGCCGGTTCGTGTACCTCGGTGCGACCTACAAGTTCTAA
- a CDS encoding DUF2147 domain-containing protein, with product MNKKVALLALAALPLVVASFSASAQSPAGRWKTIDDETGRVKSIVEISQAANGTLSGKVLEVLHSDRGPNPTCDKCSGERRNQPIAGMTILWDLKPDGNEWSGGTILDPANGKTYRSKAKLIDANRLGVSGCIAFICREQVWQRE from the coding sequence ATGAACAAGAAGGTCGCACTGCTCGCACTCGCGGCACTGCCGCTCGTCGTCGCATCGTTCTCGGCATCGGCACAATCGCCGGCCGGCCGCTGGAAGACCATCGACGACGAGACCGGCCGGGTGAAGTCGATCGTCGAGATCAGCCAGGCCGCGAACGGCACGCTGAGTGGCAAGGTCCTGGAGGTGCTGCATTCCGATCGCGGGCCGAACCCGACCTGCGATAAGTGCAGTGGCGAACGCCGCAACCAGCCGATCGCCGGTATGACGATCCTCTGGGACCTGAAGCCGGACGGCAATGAATGGTCCGGCGGCACGATCCTCGACCCCGCCAATGGCAAGACCTACCGATCGAAGGCCAAGTTGATCGATGCCAACCGGCTGGGGGTGTCGGGCTGTATCGCCTTCATCTGCCGCGAACAGGTCTGGCAGCGAGAGTAA
- the apbC gene encoding iron-sulfur cluster carrier protein ApbC has product MQLPKAARAVQGALHPHPRIRNIIAVGSGKGGVGKSTTAVNLALALAADGARVGVLDADVYGPSIPTMLGLSGKPDSPDGKSILPLQAHGIEAMSIGLLVDQDTPMIWRGPMATSALQQLLNDTRWGGEEGLDYLLVDLPPGTGDIQLTLAQKIPVAGAVIVTTPQEVATLDARKALKMFEKVEVAVLGLVENMAQHVCSNCGHVEHLFGSGGGERMAERYGVPLLGSLPLEIGIREQGDAGAPIVASAPDSAAAAAYRAVARAMVAELEKRPRAPMSISASLV; this is encoded by the coding sequence ATGCAACTCCCAAAGGCAGCACGCGCCGTCCAGGGCGCCCTCCACCCGCACCCGCGGATCCGCAACATCATCGCCGTCGGCTCGGGCAAGGGGGGGGTCGGCAAATCGACGACGGCGGTGAACCTCGCGCTCGCGCTGGCAGCCGACGGCGCCCGGGTCGGGGTGCTGGATGCGGACGTCTACGGGCCGAGCATCCCGACGATGCTGGGCCTGTCGGGCAAGCCGGATAGTCCCGACGGCAAGTCGATCCTGCCGCTGCAGGCGCACGGCATAGAGGCGATGTCGATCGGCCTGCTGGTCGACCAGGACACACCAATGATCTGGCGTGGGCCGATGGCGACGTCGGCCTTGCAGCAATTGCTCAACGACACGCGCTGGGGCGGCGAGGAAGGCCTGGACTACCTGCTGGTCGATCTGCCGCCGGGCACTGGCGACATCCAGCTCACCCTGGCGCAGAAGATCCCGGTTGCCGGGGCGGTGATCGTGACCACGCCGCAGGAAGTCGCGACGCTCGATGCCCGCAAGGCGCTGAAGATGTTCGAAAAGGTCGAGGTCGCCGTGCTCGGGCTGGTCGAGAACATGGCCCAGCACGTGTGCTCCAATTGCGGGCACGTCGAGCACCTGTTCGGGTCGGGCGGTGGCGAGCGCATGGCCGAACGCTACGGCGTGCCGCTGCTCGGGTCGCTGCCGCTGGAGATCGGGATCCGTGAGCAGGGTGATGCCGGCGCGCCGATCGTCGCCTCCGCGCCGGATTCGGCGGCAGCCGCGGCCTATCGGGCGGTCGCGCGCGCCATGGTCGCCGAACTCGAGAAGCGTCCGCGCGCCCCGATGTCGATCTCCGCGTCGCTGGTGTGA
- the dcd gene encoding dCTP deaminase: MSIKSDRWIRRMSEQPGGMIEPFEAGQVKHVDGQRIVSYGTSSYGYDVRCSREFKVFTNINSTIVDPKRFDPKSFVDVVGDECIIPPNSFALARTVEYFRIPRDVLVVCLGKSTYARCGIIVNVTPLEPEWEGHVTLEFSNTTPLPARIYANEGVAQMLFFQSDADDVCETSYKDRGGKYQGQTGVTLPRT; the protein is encoded by the coding sequence ATGAGCATCAAGAGCGACCGCTGGATCCGCCGTATGTCCGAGCAGCCGGGGGGCATGATCGAGCCGTTCGAGGCCGGGCAGGTCAAGCACGTCGACGGCCAGCGCATCGTCAGCTACGGCACCTCGAGCTACGGCTACGACGTGCGCTGTTCGCGTGAGTTCAAGGTGTTCACCAATATCAACTCGACGATCGTCGATCCCAAGCGGTTCGATCCCAAGAGCTTTGTCGACGTGGTCGGCGACGAGTGCATCATCCCGCCCAATTCGTTCGCGCTGGCACGCACCGTTGAGTACTTCCGCATTCCGCGCGACGTGCTGGTGGTGTGCCTGGGCAAGAGCACCTATGCGCGCTGCGGCATCATCGTCAACGTGACGCCGCTCGAGCCGGAATGGGAAGGCCACGTGACGCTGGAGTTCAGCAATACCACGCCGCTGCCAGCCCGCATCTATGCCAACGAGGGCGTCGCGCAGATGCTGTTCTTCCAGTCCGATGCCGACGACGTCTGCGAGACGTCATACAAGGATCGCGGCGGCAAGTACCAGGGCCAGACCGGGGTGACGCTGCCGCGCACCTGA
- a CDS encoding HIT family protein, giving the protein MPHTAAPPRYVLHPQLADDTHPVATLALSEMRLMDDANYPWLILVPRLPDARELIDLSREQRSLLTEEIDIAARAIRDAFRPFKLNIAALGNQVPQLHVHVIGRDQGDPAWPAPVWGRVAARPYSPDLLVERITRLQAVLPG; this is encoded by the coding sequence ATGCCGCACACCGCCGCCCCTCCCCGCTACGTCCTGCACCCGCAGTTGGCCGACGACACCCACCCCGTCGCCACCCTTGCCCTGAGCGAGATGCGGTTGATGGACGATGCCAACTATCCGTGGCTGATCCTGGTCCCGCGCCTGCCCGACGCCCGCGAATTGATCGACCTGAGCCGCGAACAGCGCAGCCTGCTGACCGAGGAGATCGACATCGCAGCGCGCGCGATCCGCGATGCGTTCCGGCCGTTCAAGCTCAATATCGCGGCGCTGGGCAACCAGGTGCCGCAGCTGCACGTGCATGTGATCGGTCGCGACCAAGGCGATCCCGCATGGCCCGCCCCGGTCTGGGGCCGCGTCGCAGCCCGCCCCTACTCGCCCGACCTGCTGGTCGAGCGCATCACCCGCCTGCAGGCCGTGTTGCCCGGCTGA
- a CDS encoding dienelactone hydrolase family protein, with the protein MGRDIVVVTASGPINAWRADPPYGAAAKGAIVVLQEIFGVNAHIRSVADGYAAAGYVAIAPALFDPVARHVELTYEAADFERGRALVAELGIDRAVGIVRATRDLLRGEGHRQIGVVGFCWGGSLAFLANTRLGLPAVSYYGARTVPFLDEPLQAPMLFHFGADDASISEADIAAHRARQPDAEIHVHPGGHAFNRDVDPTHYHPESAAEARRQTMKFFAAALR; encoded by the coding sequence ATGGGCCGGGACATCGTCGTCGTCACTGCGTCGGGACCGATCAACGCCTGGCGGGCCGATCCGCCGTATGGCGCCGCCGCCAAGGGCGCGATCGTGGTGCTGCAGGAGATCTTCGGCGTCAACGCCCACATCCGCAGCGTCGCCGACGGCTATGCGGCCGCCGGCTATGTCGCGATCGCGCCGGCGCTGTTCGACCCGGTCGCGCGGCATGTCGAGCTGACTTATGAAGCCGCCGATTTCGAGCGCGGACGCGCGCTCGTCGCGGAACTCGGCATCGACCGCGCGGTCGGCATCGTCCGCGCCACCCGCGACCTGTTGCGCGGCGAAGGCCATCGCCAGATCGGCGTTGTCGGCTTCTGCTGGGGCGGCAGCCTCGCCTTCCTCGCCAACACCCGGCTGGGCCTGCCGGCAGTCAGCTACTACGGCGCGCGCACTGTGCCGTTTCTCGACGAACCGCTGCAGGCACCGATGCTGTTCCACTTCGGCGCCGACGACGCCAGCATTTCCGAAGCCGACATCGCCGCCCACCGCGCACGGCAGCCGGACGCCGAGATCCATGTTCATCCGGGCGGTCACGCCTTCAACCGCGACGTCGACCCGACCCACTACCACCCCGAAAGCGCCGCCGAAGCCCGCCGGCAGACGATGAAGTTCTTTGCCGCGGCGCTGCGCTGA
- a CDS encoding dienelactone hydrolase family protein yields MGRDIVVATASGPINAWRADPPHGAAAKGAIVVLQEIFGVNAHIRSVADGYAAAGYVAIAPALFNNDYVIYLPLGGDYDVA; encoded by the coding sequence ATGGGCCGGGACATCGTCGTCGCCACTGCGTCGGGACCGATCAATGCCTGGCGGGCCGATCCGCCGCATGGCGCCGCCGCCAAAGGCGCGATCGTGGTGCTGCAGGAGATCTTCGGCGTCAACGCCCACATCCGCAGCGTCGCCGACGGCTACGCGGCCGCCGGCTATGTCGCGATTGCCCCGGCCCTGTTCAACAACGACTATGTCATCTACTTACCGCTGGGAGGCGACTACGATGTTGCCTGA